The genomic window CGTTAGAATAGATCGTGACGATCCCCTTGAATCCGGCCAAAAACATGTTGCCCCTATGATTGATCCACCCCTCCGTAGCCGGACCTTCCGCCTCTGGCTTTTCACCATCCACCTGCTTGCGGTCCTGGTCCACGTCCAGCCCGCCATGGCGGCCTCGGCTGACTATGCCCTCCTCACCCGCCTCGTGCCCTCCACAGGCACCCTGTCCCCGGCATTCTCCAGCCATAACTTCCAGTATGGCATGGCACTCCCCGCCGGAGCCTCCGCCATTTCCCTCACCGCCACCACTGCGGACAAAAACGACACCATCACGGTGAACGGCACCCCCGTGGACGCCGGAACCCCGAGCGGAGCCATCCCGGTGCAAGCGGGGGTGAATACCATCCAGATCAACACCCGGCACGGTTCGACCACGCGGTCCTACCGGATCACCGCCTTGGTCCCACCCGCCCAGCCCGCGAGCCTCGAGGCACTCACCGACCCCTCGGTTTTTCCCGGAGTCGGCTCTGATCCAGCGAATTTCACGCTCGTCGGAAACCAGCTCTTCTTCACCGCCACCTCCGCCACCCACGGCACCGAGTTGTGGAAATGCGACGGCACCACGGCGGGCACCGTCCGGGTCAGGGACATCAACCCGGGAACGGCCTCCAGCAATCCCGCTTATCTCAGGGCCATGGGCGGCCGTTTATATTTCAGTGCCGACGATGGCACCGGCGGCATCGAATTATGGAAAAGCGACGGCACCACGGAGGGCACCGTCCGGGTCAGGGACATCAATCCCGGTGCCGGATCAAGCGAGCCCTCCGACCTCGTCGTAATGGGCGACAACCTGTTTTTCCAAGCCTCTGACACTCCTTATAGAGGTGAACTGTGGAAAAGCGACGGCACCGAGGCGGGCACCGTCCTGTTGATGAATCTCAATTCAGGCCCCGTTTGGAACGATCCCAACGATTTCACAGCTGTCGGCGACACCTTGTATTTCCGGGCCTCCACCCATATGTCCGGCACCGAGCTTTGGAAGAGCGATGGAACCACGGAAAGCACGGTGCAGGTCAGGGAGATCAATCCGGAAAACAACCCCAGCGATCCCGCCCATCTGACGGACGTCCGCGGCACCTTGTATTTCACCGCTTCCGACGGCACCCACGGTCATGAGCTGTGGAAGAGCGACGGCACTGAAGCGGGCACCATGATGGTCAGCGACATTTTCCCGGGTCCCGGTTCCAGCGCTCCCACCGCTCTGACGGAAGCCGGCGGGATCCTGTATTTCACCGCATCAGACGGCATGCACGGCCACGAGTTGTGGAAAAGCGACGGCACCGCCGGCGGAACCGTGATGGTAAGCGACCTCGCGGAGGGTACCGGTGGTTCGACCCCAGCCAATCTGAAATGGGTAGGGACCAGACTTTACTTCGTGGCGACGACCGAGGATACCGGTGCCCAACTCTTTGTCTACGACACCGCTGGTCTGCCGACCGTCCGTGGCCAGCAGGTGCTTTCCATCACTTCCACCTCCGGCATCTTCGGCGGCGAGGTCACTTCGATCGGCAATTCCGAGATCACCGCACGCGGCATCGTTTTTTCCCCGGCCGATATCAACGCGGATCCACGGCTCGGCGGCAATGAAGTGGCCTTGGGCACGAGTGCCGGCAGCCTCGGTACCTTCGAACTCCAGAACGGCAACCTCACCGCGGGCACTGTTTAC from Luteolibacter yonseiensis includes these protein-coding regions:
- a CDS encoding ELWxxDGT repeat protein, which produces MIDPPLRSRTFRLWLFTIHLLAVLVHVQPAMAASADYALLTRLVPSTGTLSPAFSSHNFQYGMALPAGASAISLTATTADKNDTITVNGTPVDAGTPSGAIPVQAGVNTIQINTRHGSTTRSYRITALVPPAQPASLEALTDPSVFPGVGSDPANFTLVGNQLFFTATSATHGTELWKCDGTTAGTVRVRDINPGTASSNPAYLRAMGGRLYFSADDGTGGIELWKSDGTTEGTVRVRDINPGAGSSEPSDLVVMGDNLFFQASDTPYRGELWKSDGTEAGTVLLMNLNSGPVWNDPNDFTAVGDTLYFRASTHMSGTELWKSDGTTESTVQVREINPENNPSDPAHLTDVRGTLYFTASDGTHGHELWKSDGTEAGTMMVSDIFPGPGSSAPTALTEAGGILYFTASDGMHGHELWKSDGTAGGTVMVSDLAEGTGGSTPANLKWVGTRLYFVATTEDTGAQLFVYDTAGLPTVRGQQVLSITSTSGIFGGEVTSIGNSEITARGIVFSPADINADPRLGGNEVALGTSAGSLGTFELQNGNLTAGTVYAYRAYATNVNGTAYSALGAFATLSGLTPTEYWRDTYFGNLKNTGTAADLADPDHDGVVNLLERAFRLHPLIPGSSALVPGNGTTGLPSITLAEGPQGHVLTIEYVRLKASGSSGPTYTPQFCTDLNGPWQNHSGDEIVQSIDADWERVTVRAPATEDTPRFARVRVVAVP